One genomic region from Flagellimonas oceani encodes:
- the nrfD gene encoding NrfD/PsrC family molybdoenzyme membrane anchor subunit → MASHYEAPIRKPLVVGDKGYHDVTVDIARPVEGKANKQWWIVFSIALVAFLWGLGCIIYTVSTGIGVWGLNRTVNWAWDITNFVWWVGIGHAGTLISAVLLLFRQKWRMAINRSAEAMTIFSVIQAGLFPIIHMGRPWLAYWVLPIPNQFGSLWVNFNSPLLWDVFAISTYLSVSLVFWWTGLLPDFAMIRDRAVKPFQKKIYSLLSFGWTGRAKDWQRFEEVSLVLAGLATPLVLSVHTIVSFDFATSVIPGWHTTIFPPYFVAGAIFSGFAMVNTLLIIMRKVCSLEAYITVQHIELMNIVIMITGSIVGCAYITELFIAWYSGVEYEQYAFLNRATGPYWWAYWSMMTCNVFSPQFMWFKKLRTSIMFSFFISIVVNIGMWFERFVIIVTSLHRDYLPSSWTMFSPTFVDIGIFIGTIGFFFVLFLLYSRTFPVIAQAEVKSILKSSGEKYKKLRDAGQPLYQMPTGVNKVVGYDEPITDDVLMGEAKPAVGDKVGVSELLSSIGTFDAATETPDDLKKIKGVGPEMERTLNEIGIFTYAQVARMTEREYDLLDSITGRFPGRAQRDDWAGQAKLLNDKK, encoded by the coding sequence ATGGCGTCGCATTACGAAGCACCTATTCGAAAGCCCTTAGTGGTCGGAGACAAAGGATACCACGATGTAACAGTGGACATTGCCCGTCCGGTTGAGGGAAAGGCCAATAAACAATGGTGGATAGTTTTCTCCATTGCCTTAGTGGCATTCCTCTGGGGTCTAGGATGTATCATTTATACCGTTTCCACGGGTATTGGGGTTTGGGGTCTTAACCGAACCGTCAACTGGGCCTGGGATATCACCAACTTTGTATGGTGGGTAGGTATTGGTCACGCAGGTACACTGATATCAGCGGTACTTTTACTGTTCCGTCAAAAATGGAGAATGGCCATTAACCGTTCTGCGGAGGCGATGACCATTTTCTCGGTGATCCAGGCAGGTTTGTTCCCGATCATTCACATGGGGCGTCCTTGGTTGGCATACTGGGTGCTCCCTATCCCTAACCAATTCGGTTCCCTATGGGTAAACTTTAACTCCCCCTTGCTTTGGGACGTGTTTGCGATTTCAACCTACCTTTCCGTATCGTTGGTGTTCTGGTGGACCGGCCTTTTGCCCGATTTCGCCATGATTCGTGACAGAGCGGTAAAACCGTTCCAAAAGAAAATATACAGTCTGTTGAGCTTTGGTTGGACAGGTCGTGCCAAGGATTGGCAACGTTTTGAGGAAGTTTCCTTGGTGTTGGCAGGTTTGGCCACGCCACTTGTACTTTCCGTGCACACCATCGTATCGTTTGACTTTGCTACTTCGGTAATTCCGGGATGGCACACCACCATTTTCCCACCTTACTTTGTTGCGGGTGCGATTTTCTCGGGATTTGCCATGGTGAACACACTGTTGATCATTATGCGTAAAGTGTGCAGCTTGGAAGCCTACATTACGGTACAGCACATCGAGTTGATGAACATTGTGATCATGATCACCGGTTCCATCGTTGGTTGTGCCTATATCACAGAGTTGTTCATTGCATGGTACTCCGGTGTAGAATACGAGCAATATGCCTTCTTGAACAGGGCTACCGGTCCTTACTGGTGGGCTTACTGGTCCATGATGACCTGTAACGTATTCTCGCCCCAGTTCATGTGGTTCAAAAAATTGCGTACCAGCATCATGTTCTCCTTCTTTATCTCCATTGTGGTGAACATAGGAATGTGGTTCGAGCGTTTTGTGATCATCGTTACTTCGTTGCACAGGGATTACCTGCCATCTTCTTGGACGATGTTCTCCCCAACATTTGTGGATATTGGAATCTTCATTGGAACTATCGGATTTTTCTTCGTACTGTTCTTGTTGTATTCCAGAACATTCCCGGTGATTGCTCAGGCAGAAGTAAAATCAATCTTGAAATCTTCAGGAGAGAAATACAAAAAGTTGAGGGATGCCGGCCAGCCGTTGTACCAAATGCCCACAGGCGTAAATAAAGTTGTTGGCTATGATGAGCCCATTACGGATGATGTGTTGATGGGCGAGGCGAAACCAGCAGTGGGCGATAAGGTAGGGGTGTCCGAATTGTTGAGTTCCATCGGAACGTTCGACGCCGCAACCGAAACTCCAGATGATCTGAAAAAAATTAAAGGAGTAGGCCCCGAAATGGAGCGTACCCTGAACGAAATAGGCATATTCACCTATGCCCAGGTCGCAAGAATGACCGAAAGAGAGTATGATTTGTTGGACTCCATTACCGGAAGGTTCCCAGGGCGCGCGCAACGCGACGATTGGGCGGGTCAGGCAAAGTTGTTAAACGATAAAAAATAA
- a CDS encoding TAT-variant-translocated molybdopterin oxidoreductase gives MASNKKYWKSEAELNPNDSIVEALKNNEFTEEIPVDEFLGDKENLSSSNTSRRDFLKYVGFSTAAATVAACEGPVHKSIPYVVQPDNIVPGVANYYATTIADGFDFASILVKTREGRPIKIENNTDAKVNGGANARVQASVLTLYDSKRVQGPMANGEPVEWKVLDATVRAKLNALKGSNKQVVLLTQTYASPSTTKLISEFKAAYGENVNHVVYDAISEDAALNAYQKAYGERALADYDFEKADLIVSFGADFLGDWQGGGYDSGYTKGRVPKNGKMSRHVQLEANMSLTGANADKRYPMTPTQQKIALAKLYGKLNGSNVGGGTSDVDEAVDKIAAEIKKAGSKAVVVSGLNDENAQTVVLAINKLLGSEAFDVEKPKYVRQGDAAKVGKLIADMNAGRVGALIMDGVNPAYTLPNAEEFISGLGQVELSVDFAYTNDETAQASGYVAAASHYLESWGDAEFKKGEYSLMQPAIRELFDTRQFQTALLTWMGVEKTYYEYIKETWSTDVLQGGSWNKALQDGVFAAPYVAVEVGEETNVPAATTDAEEEQPEIVPIASAIRTLVNSTSQGTELVLYSKVGMGDGRQANNPWLQEFPDPISRVSWDNYVTVSKADAESWGLENTIVADGGLNGSYVNLTVDGKVLENVPVIVQPGQAVGTVGLSFGYGKKAGMQAEMATGVNAYTLYANFSDVQSVTVEKASGTHEFACVQSQKTLMGRGDIIKETTLEIFNTKDHAEWNPMPHVSLNHNEIPVTSPDADLWEEFDRSVGHHFNLSIDLNACTGCGACVIACHAENNVPVVGKAEIRRSRDMHWLRIDRYYSSEDTFEGDNEKKEGMDGLWGDNGSLGGFREMEDPSANPQVAFQPVMCQHCNHAPCETVCPVAATSHSRQGQNHMAYNRCVGTRYCANNCPYKVRRFNWFLYNNNDEFDFNMNNDLGKMVINPDVNVRSRGVMEKCSMCIQMTQKTILDAKRDRRVIKDGEFQTACSAACSSGAMVFGDVNDHDSKVAALKEDNRMYHLLEHVGTKPNVFYHVKVRNTNEA, from the coding sequence ATGGCATCAAACAAAAAATATTGGAAAAGTGAAGCGGAGCTTAATCCGAACGATTCCATTGTTGAGGCGCTAAAAAACAACGAGTTTACCGAAGAGATTCCCGTTGATGAGTTTTTGGGCGACAAGGAAAACCTGTCCTCATCCAATACATCCCGTAGGGATTTCTTAAAGTATGTAGGTTTTAGTACGGCGGCAGCCACGGTTGCAGCATGCGAAGGTCCTGTTCATAAGTCCATTCCGTATGTGGTTCAACCGGACAATATTGTCCCTGGGGTGGCCAATTACTATGCGACCACAATTGCCGATGGTTTTGATTTTGCCAGTATTCTGGTGAAGACCCGTGAGGGAAGACCCATCAAAATAGAAAACAATACCGATGCCAAAGTAAATGGAGGTGCCAATGCAAGAGTGCAGGCATCCGTGTTGACTTTGTACGATAGCAAAAGGGTTCAGGGGCCGATGGCCAATGGGGAACCTGTGGAGTGGAAGGTGCTGGACGCTACCGTTAGGGCAAAATTGAACGCGCTCAAGGGTTCCAATAAGCAAGTGGTCCTGTTGACTCAGACCTATGCAAGTCCTTCGACCACCAAATTGATTTCTGAATTTAAAGCGGCTTACGGAGAGAACGTGAACCATGTGGTTTATGATGCCATTTCCGAGGATGCCGCATTGAATGCTTATCAAAAAGCATACGGTGAACGTGCCTTGGCCGATTACGATTTCGAAAAAGCTGATTTGATCGTTTCCTTCGGGGCCGATTTTCTTGGTGACTGGCAAGGCGGCGGATACGATTCCGGTTATACCAAAGGACGTGTTCCCAAAAACGGTAAAATGTCCAGGCATGTACAGTTGGAGGCCAATATGTCCTTGACCGGTGCCAATGCGGACAAGCGTTATCCAATGACGCCCACCCAGCAAAAAATTGCACTTGCCAAATTGTACGGTAAACTGAACGGTAGCAATGTTGGAGGAGGAACTTCCGATGTCGATGAAGCTGTTGATAAGATCGCTGCCGAGATCAAGAAGGCCGGCAGTAAGGCAGTGGTTGTTAGTGGGCTTAATGATGAGAATGCACAAACAGTTGTGTTGGCCATTAACAAGTTGTTGGGCAGCGAGGCTTTTGATGTTGAAAAACCAAAATATGTGCGCCAAGGTGATGCTGCAAAAGTGGGCAAATTAATTGCCGACATGAACGCAGGTCGTGTTGGTGCATTGATCATGGACGGTGTTAACCCGGCGTATACATTGCCAAATGCCGAAGAGTTTATATCCGGTCTTGGTCAGGTAGAGCTTTCGGTTGATTTTGCCTACACCAATGACGAGACCGCGCAAGCATCAGGTTATGTTGCTGCTGCGTCACATTATTTGGAGTCTTGGGGCGATGCCGAATTCAAAAAAGGAGAATACAGCTTGATGCAACCAGCAATCCGTGAGTTGTTTGATACCAGACAGTTTCAAACAGCACTTTTAACATGGATGGGTGTCGAGAAAACATATTACGAATACATTAAGGAAACTTGGAGCACGGATGTTCTTCAGGGAGGTTCTTGGAACAAAGCGTTGCAAGATGGTGTGTTCGCTGCGCCATACGTGGCCGTGGAAGTTGGAGAGGAGACAAACGTTCCTGCTGCAACAACAGATGCTGAAGAAGAGCAACCGGAAATAGTTCCAATTGCTTCGGCAATCCGCACTTTGGTAAATTCAACCAGTCAAGGAACTGAGTTGGTGCTTTACTCCAAGGTTGGAATGGGTGATGGTCGACAGGCCAATAACCCTTGGTTGCAAGAGTTCCCCGACCCAATTTCCAGGGTTTCTTGGGATAACTATGTAACCGTTTCCAAAGCGGACGCTGAATCGTGGGGACTTGAAAATACCATTGTTGCCGATGGTGGCCTTAACGGTAGCTATGTGAACTTGACCGTGGACGGTAAGGTGCTGGAAAATGTGCCCGTTATTGTTCAGCCAGGTCAGGCCGTGGGAACAGTCGGTCTATCTTTCGGATACGGTAAAAAGGCCGGAATGCAAGCGGAAATGGCGACTGGAGTGAATGCATACACTTTGTATGCCAATTTCTCCGATGTGCAGTCCGTTACCGTTGAAAAAGCTTCCGGAACACATGAGTTTGCCTGTGTTCAGTCACAAAAAACCCTTATGGGCAGGGGTGATATCATCAAGGAAACCACCTTGGAGATTTTCAATACGAAGGATCATGCAGAGTGGAACCCAATGCCGCATGTAAGTTTGAATCACAATGAAATACCTGTGACTTCACCGGATGCCGACCTTTGGGAAGAATTTGATAGAAGCGTTGGGCATCACTTCAACCTATCCATCGATTTGAACGCTTGTACCGGATGTGGTGCTTGTGTTATTGCTTGTCATGCAGAAAACAATGTTCCCGTGGTGGGCAAGGCAGAGATTCGCCGCTCCAGGGATATGCACTGGTTGCGAATAGATAGATATTACTCTTCCGAAGATACCTTTGAAGGGGATAACGAGAAGAAGGAAGGAATGGATGGTCTTTGGGGAGATAATGGTTCCCTTGGAGGATTTAGGGAGATGGAAGACCCGTCTGCCAATCCACAAGTGGCCTTTCAGCCCGTAATGTGCCAGCACTGTAACCATGCACCGTGTGAAACAGTTTGTCCGGTAGCGGCAACTTCCCACAGTAGACAAGGTCAAAACCATATGGCATACAACCGTTGTGTAGGTACAAGATACTGTGCCAACAACTGTCCATATAAAGTTCGTAGGTTCAACTGGTTCTTGTACAACAACAACGACGAGTTCGACTTTAACATGAACAACGATTTGGGTAAAATGGTGATCAACCCAGATGTTAATGTACGTTCACGAGGTGTTATGGAGAAATGCTCCATGTGTATCCAAATGACGCAAAAGACCATTTTGGATGCCAAGAGGGATAGAAGGGTCATTAAAGATGGCGAGTTCCAAACAGCTTGTTCCGCGGCATGTAGCAGCGGGGCCATGGTATTTGGTGATGTGAACGATCACGACAGCAAAGTGGCAGCGTTGAAGGAGGATAACAGAATGTACCATTTGTTGGAGCATGTGGGTACAAAACCGAACGTGTTCTATCATGTGAAAGTGAGAAACACCAACGAGGCTTAA
- a CDS encoding quinol:cytochrome C oxidoreductase gives MYTFSNKLRLGSFIAMGLGFIFLVIGFMSAPSTVEEAKAMVAVHDDGHGGGHAEAATEAHGDQGHGEQASHGGEHDASHDEHLLHQLQNRPWSALYVAAFFFFMISLGVLAFYAIQRAAQAGWSPLLFRVMEGITAYLVPGGIIVFVILLLSVLHMNHMFVWMDSEVVAHDELLQGKAGYLNPTFFLIRAAIFLGGWIFYRQYSRKLSLAQDESDDNTNFVKNFRWSAGFLVFYLVTESMMSWDWIMSVDPHWFSTLFGWYVFASMFVSGITVIAMVTVYLKSKGYLEDVNDSHVHDLAKFMFGISIFWTYLWFAQFMLIWYANIPEEVTYYVARFQDYKLPFFGMLALNFVFPLLVLMNSDYKRINWFVIMTGIVVLFGHYLDIFNMIMPATVGDQWFIGLPEIGGILFFGGLFVYWVFTALTKAPLQPKRNPFIEESRHFHY, from the coding sequence ATGTATACCTTTTCAAACAAACTTAGACTAGGATCTTTCATAGCCATGGGGCTTGGATTTATATTCCTTGTAATTGGTTTTATGTCTGCCCCATCAACCGTGGAAGAAGCCAAGGCCATGGTAGCAGTACATGATGATGGTCATGGAGGAGGGCATGCAGAAGCGGCCACGGAGGCCCATGGTGACCAAGGCCATGGAGAGCAAGCATCACATGGTGGGGAACACGATGCTTCCCACGATGAGCATTTGCTGCACCAATTGCAGAACAGACCTTGGTCCGCACTTTACGTAGCAGCCTTCTTTTTCTTTATGATCTCGTTGGGCGTATTGGCATTCTATGCCATACAACGCGCAGCTCAGGCAGGATGGTCCCCTTTACTCTTCAGGGTGATGGAAGGGATTACCGCATATTTGGTTCCCGGAGGTATCATAGTATTCGTAATATTGTTGCTATCGGTACTTCATATGAACCACATGTTCGTATGGATGGATTCAGAAGTAGTGGCCCATGACGAACTTTTGCAGGGAAAAGCAGGGTATTTGAATCCCACTTTCTTCCTGATCAGAGCGGCCATATTCTTGGGCGGATGGATTTTCTACCGTCAATACTCCAGAAAATTGTCCTTGGCACAAGATGAGTCCGATGACAATACCAACTTTGTAAAAAACTTTAGATGGTCTGCCGGTTTCTTGGTATTCTATCTTGTAACCGAGTCCATGATGTCCTGGGACTGGATCATGAGTGTAGATCCGCACTGGTTCAGTACCCTGTTTGGATGGTATGTGTTTGCCAGCATGTTTGTGTCCGGCATCACCGTTATCGCCATGGTAACCGTTTACCTTAAATCAAAAGGGTATCTGGAAGATGTAAACGACAGCCATGTTCACGATTTGGCCAAGTTCATGTTCGGTATCAGCATTTTCTGGACCTACCTTTGGTTCGCACAGTTCATGCTGATTTGGTACGCAAACATTCCGGAAGAAGTCACTTATTATGTGGCAAGGTTCCAAGATTACAAATTGCCCTTCTTTGGTATGTTGGCATTGAACTTTGTGTTCCCTTTGTTGGTCCTTATGAACAGCGATTACAAGAGAATCAACTGGTTTGTGATCATGACCGGTATTGTGGTGCTTTTTGGCCACTATTTGGATATATTTAATATGATAATGCCTGCAACGGTTGGCGATCAATGGTTCATTGGACTGCCGGAAATTGGCGGTATTCTGTTCTTTGGAGGTTTGTTTGTGTACTGGGTGTTCACTGCTTTGACAAAGGCACCCTTACAGCCCAAACGAAACCCATTTATTGAGGAGAGTAGACATTTTCATTATTAA
- a CDS encoding DUF3341 domain-containing protein, with protein sequence MASKVIQALYNDDDVLMHAVKKVRAEHHHIEEVYTPFPVHGLDKAMGLADTRIAITSFLYGCLGLTVAIVMMNYIMIEDWPQDIGGKPSFSYLENMPAFVPIMFELTVFFAAHLMVITFYLRSRMWPFKKAENPDKRTTDDHFLMEIGLNDNENELADLLWETGAVEVKVTEKES encoded by the coding sequence ATGGCATCAAAAGTTATACAAGCACTTTACAACGATGACGATGTGTTGATGCATGCTGTAAAAAAGGTTAGGGCAGAGCACCATCATATCGAGGAGGTGTACACTCCGTTTCCTGTTCACGGGTTGGACAAGGCAATGGGATTGGCGGATACCCGAATCGCCATCACCTCTTTCCTATATGGATGTTTGGGCCTTACCGTTGCCATAGTTATGATGAATTATATCATGATCGAGGATTGGCCCCAGGATATCGGCGGTAAACCGAGTTTTAGCTATTTGGAGAACATGCCCGCCTTTGTGCCGATCATGTTCGAGCTTACGGTTTTCTTTGCAGCTCACTTAATGGTGATCACCTTTTACCTCAGAAGTAGAATGTGGCCGTTCAAAAAAGCTGAAAATCCGGACAAACGTACTACCGACGACCATTTTTTGATGGAAATAGGTTTGAACGATAACGAAAATGAACTTGCTGACTTGTTATGGGAAACAGGTGCGGTAGAAGTAAAAGTTACAGAAAAGGAGTCTTAA
- a CDS encoding c-type cytochrome → MKQLGKISVVLVLVLFAASCADKNSPNYQYMPNMYEPVGYETYQGVDNGLFPDGTEAMLPPEGTISRGYMPYEFENTPEGKELARLNTSPLDSLKQEENLAKGAELYAIYCAVCHGPRGDGQGNLVKREKILGVPSYDDAARNITVGTTYHTIYYGLNSMGSYAAQFANEEEMWQVSEYVMKLKEDLTK, encoded by the coding sequence ATGAAGCAATTAGGTAAAATAAGTGTTGTTTTGGTTCTTGTATTGTTCGCGGCATCTTGTGCGGACAAGAACAGCCCGAACTACCAATACATGCCAAACATGTACGAACCCGTAGGATATGAAACCTACCAAGGTGTGGACAATGGATTGTTTCCCGATGGAACCGAGGCCATGTTGCCACCAGAAGGAACCATATCCAGAGGCTACATGCCCTATGAGTTCGAAAACACTCCAGAAGGTAAAGAACTTGCCAGATTGAACACAAGTCCCTTGGATTCCCTTAAGCAGGAAGAAAACTTGGCAAAAGGCGCAGAACTATATGCCATTTACTGTGCAGTTTGTCACGGACCAAGAGGGGACGGACAAGGTAACCTGGTAAAGAGAGAAAAAATATTGGGTGTTCCCAGCTACGATGACGCAGCAAGAAATATTACGGTAGGAACTACGTACCACACCATCTATTACGGATTGAACTCCATGGGCTCCTATGCCGCACAGTTCGCCAACGAAGAAGAAATGTGGCAAGTATCCGAATACGTGATGAAGTTAAAGGAAGACCTAACAAAATAA
- a CDS encoding cytochrome c oxidase subunit II — MTALLTFTVLVLVAIAIWQMTKIFELSQTKTERSQIANDSDNKNNGYLLFAFLIFIYGITIFSFAKYYKMLLPEAASEHGGDYDQLMWVSFAIIFFVQTITQALLHYFGYKYRGEKGKKALFFADNDRLEFIWTIIPVIVLAGLILWGLYTWTNIMDINEDDDPLIVELYAQQFNWTARYGGDDNVLGEANVRLIDIANANVLGIDESDPNAEDDIIVKELHLPVGRKVNFKMRSQDVLHSAYMPHFRAQMNCVPGMVTQFSFTPTITTEEMRLNPDVVDKVKRTNAIRAQKGDDPWEFDYILLCNKICGKSHYNMQMKIIVETEEEFNAWLAEQQTFKASVMVDETETETEEQTASTEEVADVESEETASEE, encoded by the coding sequence ATGACTGCATTATTAACATTTACTGTTTTAGTACTGGTTGCGATTGCGATTTGGCAGATGACCAAGATTTTTGAACTGTCGCAGACTAAAACGGAACGCTCTCAAATAGCGAACGATTCCGATAACAAGAACAACGGATATTTGTTGTTTGCGTTCCTCATTTTTATTTACGGGATCACAATTTTTAGCTTTGCCAAGTATTACAAAATGCTTTTGCCAGAGGCGGCATCCGAACATGGTGGTGACTACGACCAGTTAATGTGGGTGTCATTTGCAATTATATTCTTTGTACAGACCATTACACAGGCATTGTTGCACTATTTTGGGTATAAGTACAGAGGAGAGAAAGGTAAAAAGGCCCTTTTCTTTGCCGATAATGATAGGTTGGAATTTATCTGGACCATTATTCCGGTAATCGTATTGGCAGGTTTGATTCTTTGGGGACTGTACACTTGGACCAATATTATGGACATCAACGAGGACGATGACCCATTGATCGTAGAGCTGTACGCCCAGCAATTCAACTGGACCGCAAGATACGGTGGGGACGATAATGTCCTGGGTGAAGCCAATGTTAGATTGATAGATATTGCCAATGCCAATGTTCTTGGTATTGATGAATCCGACCCCAACGCAGAAGATGATATAATCGTAAAGGAACTGCACTTGCCCGTCGGAAGAAAAGTAAACTTTAAAATGAGGTCGCAGGACGTATTGCACTCCGCATACATGCCTCACTTTAGAGCACAAATGAACTGTGTCCCCGGTATGGTCACACAGTTTTCATTCACACCGACCATAACAACGGAGGAGATGCGTTTGAATCCCGATGTTGTGGATAAGGTAAAAAGAACCAATGCCATACGTGCCCAAAAGGGCGATGATCCATGGGAGTTCGATTACATTTTGTTGTGCAATAAAATATGCGGAAAATCACACTATAACATGCAGATGAAGATCATAGTGGAAACCGAAGAAGAGTTCAATGCATGGCTAGCCGAACAGCAGACCTTTAAGGCATCTGTAATGGTTGACGAAACTGAAACAGAAACAGAAGAGCAAACGGCCAGCACGGAAGAAGTAGCGGATGTTGAATCGGAAGAAACCGCTTCGGAAGAGTAA
- a CDS encoding cytochrome c oxidase subunit I, with protein MSEVAHVSHDDHHDDHGHHHKETFITKYIFSQDHKMISKQYLITGLIMGFIGIAMSLLFRMQLAWPGESFGIFEAVLGKWAPDGVMDADIYLALVTIHGTLMVFFVLTQGLSGTFSNLLIPLQIGARDMASGFMNMVSYWMFFVSSVIMIISLFVEAGPAAAGWTIYPPLSALPMAQPGSGMGMTLWLVSMAIFIASSLLGSLNYIVTVINLRTKGMSMTRLPLTIWAFFVTAIIGVISFPVLLSAALLLIMDRSFGTSFFLSDIFIQGEVLHYQGGSPVLYEHLFWFLGHPEVYIVLIPALGITSEVMSTNARKPIFGYRAMVASILAIAFLSTIVWGHHMFISGMNPFLGSVFTFTTLLIAIPSAVKAFNYITTLWKGNLQLNPAMLFSIGLVSTFITGGLTGIILGDSTLDINVHDTYFVVAHFHLVMGISALYGMFAGIYHWFPKMFQGRMMNKNLGYVHFWITAVCAYGVFFPMHFVGMAGVPRRYYENTAFPMFDELTNVQVLMTVFAIIAGLAQLIFVYNFISSIFYGKKGPVNPWGSNTLEWTTPQEHIHGNWPGEIPHVYRWAYDYSKTYENGEYIIAGQDFVPQNVPLQENEEELNH; from the coding sequence ATGTCTGAAGTAGCCCATGTAAGTCACGATGATCACCACGATGATCATGGACATCACCATAAGGAAACCTTCATAACAAAATACATTTTCAGTCAGGACCATAAGATGATATCCAAGCAATATCTCATTACAGGTCTAATCATGGGATTCATCGGTATTGCTATGTCGTTGTTGTTTAGGATGCAGCTGGCATGGCCTGGCGAATCTTTTGGGATATTCGAGGCCGTTTTGGGCAAATGGGCACCAGATGGCGTAATGGATGCCGACATCTATTTGGCATTGGTGACCATCCACGGTACCTTAATGGTATTCTTTGTGTTGACACAGGGATTAAGTGGTACCTTCAGTAACCTATTGATTCCATTGCAGATTGGTGCCAGGGATATGGCTTCCGGATTTATGAACATGGTTTCCTACTGGATGTTCTTTGTATCGTCCGTGATCATGATTATTTCATTGTTCGTGGAAGCAGGGCCTGCAGCAGCAGGTTGGACCATTTATCCACCGTTGAGTGCGCTTCCAATGGCCCAGCCCGGTTCCGGTATGGGTATGACGCTTTGGTTGGTATCCATGGCCATATTTATCGCCTCCTCTTTGTTGGGTTCATTGAACTACATTGTAACCGTCATCAACCTTAGAACAAAGGGAATGTCCATGACACGTTTGCCTTTGACCATCTGGGCATTCTTTGTAACGGCCATCATTGGTGTTATCTCTTTCCCCGTATTGTTGTCCGCAGCTTTGCTGCTGATCATGGATAGGAGCTTTGGTACATCGTTCTTCCTTTCGGATATTTTTATACAGGGCGAGGTATTGCACTACCAAGGAGGTTCTCCGGTACTTTATGAGCACTTGTTCTGGTTCTTGGGGCACCCAGAGGTATATATTGTTTTGATACCGGCATTGGGTATTACTTCCGAAGTAATGTCCACAAACGCAAGAAAACCGATTTTTGGATACAGAGCGATGGTAGCTTCCATTTTGGCGATAGCATTCCTATCCACCATTGTATGGGGTCACCACATGTTCATATCCGGTATGAACCCATTCTTGGGATCTGTATTTACATTTACGACCCTATTGATTGCGATACCCTCTGCGGTCAAGGCATTCAACTATATCACCACACTATGGAAAGGTAACCTGCAGCTCAACCCTGCCATGTTGTTTTCCATTGGTCTGGTCTCAACATTCATCACAGGAGGTCTAACAGGTATTATTTTGGGTGATAGTACGTTGGATATCAATGTTCACGATACGTACTTCGTGGTAGCTCACTTCCACTTGGTAATGGGTATATCTGCCCTGTACGGGATGTTCGCAGGTATCTATCACTGGTTCCCAAAGATGTTCCAGGGCCGTATGATGAACAAAAACTTGGGTTATGTCCACTTTTGGATTACCGCGGTTTGCGCGTATGGCGTATTTTTCCCGATGCACTTTGTCGGAATGGCAGGGGTGCCACGTCGTTACTACGAGAACACCGCGTTCCCTATGTTCGATGAGTTGACCAACGTACAGGTATTGATGACCGTATTTGCGATCATTGCAGGTTTGGCCCAGTTAATATTCGTTTACAACTTTATCTCAAGTATCTTCTACGGTAAAAAAGGACCTGTTAACCCGTGGGGCTCCAACACTTTGGAGTGGACAACTCCGCAGGAGCATATCCACGGAAACTGGCCAGGGGAAATTCCACACGTTTACCGTTGGGCATACGATTACAGTAAAACATACGAAAATGGTGAGTACATTATTGCAGGACAGGATTTTGTTCCGCAAAACGTTCCGCTTCAAGAGAACGAAGAAGAACTCAACCATTAA